The following are encoded in a window of Arthrobacter sp. NicSoilB4 genomic DNA:
- a CDS encoding CarD family transcriptional regulator codes for MVFEVGETVVYPHHGAAKIEEIKMRTVKGEEKMYLKLKVAQGDLTIEVPAENVDLVGVRDVVGKEGLEHVFEVLRAEFTEEPTNWSRRYKANLEKLASGDVIKVAEVVRDLWRRDHDRGLSAGEKRMLAKARQILISELALAEKTDEEKAASVLDEVLAS; via the coding sequence ATGGTTTTTGAGGTCGGCGAGACAGTAGTTTACCCTCACCACGGTGCAGCCAAAATTGAAGAAATCAAGATGCGCACTGTCAAGGGCGAAGAGAAGATGTATCTCAAGCTCAAGGTGGCTCAGGGTGATCTGACCATTGAAGTTCCAGCAGAAAACGTTGACCTGGTTGGGGTCCGGGACGTAGTGGGCAAAGAAGGTCTGGAGCACGTGTTTGAAGTGCTGCGGGCCGAGTTCACTGAAGAGCCCACCAACTGGTCACGTCGATACAAGGCAAACCTGGAGAAGCTTGCTTCCGGTGACGTCATCAAGGTGGCAGAGGTCGTCCGCGACCTGTGGCGCCGCGATCACGATCGGGGTCTCTCCGCAGGAGAGAAGCGCATGCTGGCCAAGGCCCGCCAGATTCTGATTTCAGAACTGGCGCTGGCTGAGAAGACTGATGAAGAGAAGGCTGCAAGCGTTCTCGACGAGGTCCTGGCTTCCTAA
- a CDS encoding 2-C-methyl-D-erythritol 4-phosphate cytidylyltransferase produces the protein MDSAPRNPVTAVIVVAAGSGQRLGYGMPKAKVPLGGDSILTHALRGVAAAGVAQQICVAIPPGDRELHALCDGFAQDLKAERLRTPDAGDSSQLPVVTIVDGGASRAESVRAALAALLPATEAVMVHDAARALTPEAVFHRVSHALAAGALAVIPVIPVVDTVKTVEPTAGDGAAIAPELVTGTAARETLRAVQTPQGFELATLRRAHEAAASFDAGQAAAVTDDAMLVELLGVPVHAVRGASQSLKITTPLDLIIAEGLLEGPLGARWVEG, from the coding sequence ATGGACTCTGCACCGAGAAACCCCGTCACCGCGGTCATCGTCGTGGCCGCCGGCTCCGGCCAGCGACTGGGCTACGGGATGCCCAAAGCCAAGGTTCCGCTGGGCGGAGACAGCATCCTCACCCACGCCCTGCGCGGCGTCGCGGCGGCCGGCGTCGCCCAGCAGATCTGCGTCGCCATCCCGCCCGGCGACCGGGAACTCCACGCGCTCTGCGACGGCTTCGCGCAGGACCTCAAGGCCGAACGCCTGCGCACGCCTGACGCGGGGGACTCCAGCCAGCTTCCGGTCGTGACCATTGTCGACGGCGGCGCCAGCCGCGCCGAGTCGGTCCGCGCCGCGTTGGCAGCCCTCCTGCCGGCCACGGAAGCCGTCATGGTCCACGACGCCGCCCGCGCACTGACGCCCGAGGCCGTCTTCCACCGGGTGTCCCATGCCCTCGCTGCCGGCGCCCTGGCCGTCATCCCGGTCATCCCCGTCGTCGACACGGTCAAGACCGTGGAACCGACCGCCGGAGACGGCGCCGCGATCGCCCCCGAGCTCGTCACCGGCACCGCGGCCCGGGAAACCCTGCGGGCCGTGCAGACCCCGCAGGGCTTCGAGCTTGCCACGCTCCGGCGCGCCCACGAGGCAGCGGCCTCGTTCGACGCCGGCCAGGCGGCCGCCGTCACGGACGACGCCATGCTGGTCGAACTCCTCGGCGTACCCGTCCACGCGGTGCGCGGAGCCAGCCAATCGCTGAAGATCACCACACCGCTGGACCTGATCATCGCCGAGGGGCTCCTCGAAGGCCCGCTGGGTGCCCGCTGGGTGGAAGGCTGA
- the ispF gene encoding 2-C-methyl-D-erythritol 2,4-cyclodiphosphate synthase produces MSGTQNTPMPVIPRTGIGIDVHAYAPDDAPQPLWLGGLFWDGERGLSGHSDGDPVAHAAADALFSACGVGDLGTHFGTDRPKYAGASGVTLLAEAARIVRAAGFEIGNIAVQFVANRPKFGPRREESQRVLSEAAGAPVSVSATTSDGLGFTGRGEGISATATALVYPAPSADPGSVA; encoded by the coding sequence ATGTCCGGAACCCAGAACACCCCGATGCCCGTCATCCCGCGGACGGGCATCGGCATCGACGTCCACGCCTACGCCCCCGACGACGCTCCCCAGCCGCTCTGGCTTGGCGGGCTGTTCTGGGACGGGGAACGCGGACTGTCCGGCCATTCCGACGGCGACCCCGTCGCCCATGCCGCCGCCGACGCACTGTTCTCCGCCTGCGGCGTCGGGGACCTCGGGACGCATTTCGGTACCGACCGGCCGAAGTACGCCGGGGCCTCCGGTGTGACCCTACTGGCCGAAGCCGCGCGGATTGTCCGTGCCGCAGGCTTCGAGATCGGGAACATCGCCGTGCAGTTCGTGGCCAACAGGCCCAAGTTCGGCCCCCGCCGCGAAGAGTCCCAGCGGGTCCTGAGCGAGGCCGCGGGCGCTCCCGTGAGCGTCTCGGCCACCACCAGCGACGGCCTGGGCTTCACCGGCCGCGGCGAGGGCATTTCCGCCACGGCAACGGCCCTCGTCTACCCCGCCCCCTCGGCGGATCCGGGGTCGGTCGCCTAG
- the cysS gene encoding cysteine--tRNA ligase, translated as MTLRFYDTASAEVRDFVPLVPGKVSLYYCGATVQGMPHVGHIRSAIAFDQLTRWLQYRGFRVTAVRNVTDIDDKILAKSADSFAPDFEDEPDSVREEEWWALAYRYEQEFLKAYDTLGVSRPTYEPRATGHIPEMHALIQQLIDRGHAYPALDNSGDVYFDVRSWAKYGSLTRQKIDDMQGAPDADPRGKKDPRDFALWKGHKEGEPTTASWASPWGAGRPGWHLECSAMVTKYLGTEFDIHGGGLDLRFPHHENEMAQSQAAGHGFANFWMHNGMVTYAGEKMSKSIGNTVSPAEMLELASPRVVRYYLGQAQYRSVLDYQPTSLQEAGAAMERIDGFISRALRTLAGVDGGTPASVGFASYGTVPDAFASAMDDDLNVPQALAVLHDTVRAGNTALTAGELDAARAALASVTDMLRVLGLNDAAAPAVDEQGTTALGVLVEAQLSARAQARASKDWAASDAIRDTLAAAGVVVEDGPDGANWSLKRG; from the coding sequence GTGACCCTGCGCTTCTATGACACTGCATCCGCCGAAGTCCGCGACTTCGTCCCCCTGGTTCCGGGCAAAGTGAGCCTCTACTACTGCGGTGCCACGGTGCAGGGCATGCCGCATGTCGGGCACATCCGCTCCGCCATCGCCTTCGACCAGCTCACCCGCTGGCTGCAGTACCGCGGATTCCGCGTCACCGCGGTCCGCAACGTCACCGACATCGACGACAAGATCCTGGCCAAGTCGGCGGATTCCTTCGCCCCGGACTTTGAAGACGAGCCGGATTCTGTCCGCGAGGAGGAATGGTGGGCACTTGCCTACCGCTACGAGCAGGAATTCCTCAAGGCCTACGACACGCTGGGCGTCTCCCGCCCCACGTATGAACCGCGCGCCACCGGCCACATCCCGGAAATGCACGCCCTGATCCAGCAGCTGATCGACCGCGGCCATGCGTACCCCGCCCTGGATAATTCCGGCGACGTGTACTTCGACGTGCGCTCCTGGGCCAAGTACGGCTCGCTGACCCGGCAGAAGATCGACGACATGCAGGGGGCTCCCGACGCCGACCCCCGGGGGAAGAAGGATCCGCGCGACTTCGCGCTCTGGAAGGGCCACAAGGAGGGGGAGCCGACGACGGCGAGCTGGGCCTCGCCGTGGGGCGCCGGCCGTCCGGGATGGCACCTCGAATGCTCCGCGATGGTCACCAAGTACCTCGGCACCGAGTTCGACATCCACGGCGGCGGGCTGGACCTGCGGTTCCCGCACCACGAAAACGAGATGGCCCAGTCCCAGGCTGCCGGCCACGGCTTCGCCAATTTCTGGATGCACAACGGCATGGTCACGTACGCCGGCGAAAAGATGTCCAAGTCGATCGGCAACACCGTCAGCCCGGCCGAAATGCTGGAACTCGCCTCGCCGCGTGTGGTCCGGTACTACCTCGGCCAGGCGCAGTACCGCTCGGTGCTGGACTACCAGCCGACGTCCCTGCAGGAAGCCGGAGCGGCCATGGAACGCATCGACGGTTTCATCAGCCGCGCTCTCCGGACCCTTGCTGGCGTCGACGGCGGCACCCCCGCAAGCGTCGGATTCGCCAGCTACGGCACCGTCCCGGACGCCTTTGCCTCCGCGATGGACGATGACCTCAACGTCCCGCAGGCACTGGCGGTACTCCACGACACCGTGCGGGCGGGCAATACCGCGCTGACCGCCGGGGAGCTCGACGCCGCCCGGGCGGCACTTGCCAGCGTCACCGACATGCTGCGTGTCCTTGGTCTCAATGACGCTGCGGCGCCGGCAGTGGATGAACAGGGCACCACCGCGCTTGGCGTCCTCGTTGAGGCGCAGCTCTCGGCCAGGGCGCAAGCGCGGGCCAGCAAGGACTGGGCTGCATCGGATGCCATCCGCGATACTCTCGCCGCCGCCGGCGTCGTCGTCGAGGACGGCCCCGACGGCGCAAACTGGAGCCTCAAACGCGGCTGA
- the rlmB gene encoding 23S rRNA (guanosine(2251)-2'-O)-methyltransferase RlmB encodes MANNGRRSVKLKKGPSVGTGGHGRKALEGKGPTPKAEDRPYHKAHKNKQLAERSAAKRPGAPRNPGARSGPKGRATEEVVTGRNSVVEALRAGIPAKALHVAIRIEMDDRVKESLKLAAERGIPLLETGKPELDRMTDDAIHQGLVLQIPPYEYQDAYELAEETIESWKKGHVANAPLFVALDGITDPRNLGAIIRSVSAFSGHGVIVPERRSVGVTASAWKTSAGAAVRVPVARAANLNNTLKAFKNMGIYVLGLDGDGDVSLPDLALATEPVCIVVGSEGKGLSRLVRENCDQIVSIPIDSAMESLNASMAVGISLYEISRQRAAK; translated from the coding sequence ATGGCCAACAACGGTCGCCGCTCGGTCAAACTGAAGAAGGGCCCCTCCGTCGGAACCGGGGGCCATGGCCGCAAGGCTCTTGAGGGCAAGGGGCCGACGCCGAAGGCGGAGGACCGCCCGTATCACAAGGCCCACAAGAACAAGCAGCTCGCGGAACGCTCCGCCGCCAAACGCCCGGGAGCCCCGCGCAACCCCGGTGCCCGCTCCGGCCCCAAGGGCCGCGCCACGGAGGAAGTCGTCACCGGGCGCAACTCCGTCGTCGAGGCACTCCGCGCCGGCATCCCGGCCAAGGCCCTGCACGTCGCCATCCGCATCGAGATGGATGACCGCGTCAAGGAATCCCTCAAGCTGGCGGCAGAGCGCGGCATCCCGCTGCTCGAAACCGGCAAGCCGGAACTCGACCGGATGACGGACGACGCCATCCACCAGGGCCTTGTGCTGCAGATCCCGCCGTATGAGTACCAGGACGCCTACGAACTCGCGGAAGAGACCATCGAGTCCTGGAAGAAGGGCCACGTCGCCAACGCGCCGCTCTTCGTCGCGCTCGACGGCATCACTGATCCGCGCAACCTTGGCGCGATCATCCGCTCCGTCTCGGCGTTCAGCGGCCACGGCGTCATCGTCCCGGAGCGCCGGTCCGTCGGCGTCACCGCCTCGGCCTGGAAGACCAGCGCCGGCGCTGCCGTCCGCGTCCCCGTGGCCCGCGCGGCCAACCTGAACAACACGCTGAAGGCGTTCAAGAACATGGGCATCTATGTTCTGGGGCTCGACGGCGACGGCGACGTCTCGCTGCCCGACCTTGCGCTGGCCACAGAGCCGGTCTGCATCGTCGTCGGTTCCGAGGGCAAGGGCCTCAGCCGCCTGGTCCGCGAGAACTGCGACCAGATCGTCTCCATCCCGATCGACTCCGCCATGGAATCGCTCAACGCCTCCATGGCCGTCGGCATCTCCCTCTACGAGATCTCCCGCCAACGGGCGGCTAAGTAA
- a CDS encoding carbon-nitrogen hydrolase family protein, with protein MRIALAQIITGRDLAGNLALVADYAARAKAGGAELVVFPEATMRAFGNSLLDIAEPLDGPWASQVRAIAAEQDIVIVAGMFTPGSADDGGKVRNTLLVTGRGIESSYDKIHLFDAFGFAESDTVDAGTSPVTFEFDGVTFGLATCYDIRFPGLFTENADRGAQVNIVCASWGSGPGKAEQWKLLARARAADSTTLVLACGQGDPASQGIEPKGAAPTGVGHSVVVSPFGEVLEELDGAPGLLFADLDPAVVDEARTKLPVLANRHKF; from the coding sequence GTGCGGATTGCACTCGCTCAAATCATTACCGGACGCGATCTTGCCGGAAACCTGGCCCTCGTGGCGGACTACGCGGCCCGGGCCAAAGCCGGCGGGGCCGAGCTCGTGGTGTTCCCCGAGGCCACCATGCGCGCCTTCGGCAACTCGCTCCTGGACATCGCCGAGCCGCTGGACGGCCCGTGGGCATCGCAGGTGCGGGCCATCGCGGCGGAACAGGACATTGTGATCGTCGCGGGCATGTTCACCCCGGGCTCCGCGGACGACGGCGGCAAGGTGCGCAACACGCTGCTGGTCACCGGCCGCGGCATCGAGTCCAGCTACGACAAGATCCACCTCTTCGACGCCTTTGGCTTCGCGGAATCAGACACAGTCGACGCCGGCACCTCGCCCGTCACGTTCGAGTTCGACGGCGTGACGTTCGGCCTGGCCACCTGCTACGACATCCGCTTCCCGGGCCTGTTCACCGAAAACGCGGACCGCGGCGCCCAGGTCAATATCGTCTGCGCGTCCTGGGGCTCCGGCCCCGGCAAGGCCGAGCAATGGAAGCTTCTGGCCCGGGCCCGCGCCGCGGATTCCACCACCCTGGTCCTTGCCTGCGGCCAGGGTGATCCGGCCAGCCAGGGAATCGAGCCCAAGGGCGCGGCGCCCACCGGCGTCGGGCACTCCGTCGTAGTCTCCCCCTTCGGAGAAGTCCTGGAAGAGCTCGACGGCGCCCCCGGCCTCCTGTTCGCCGACCTGGACCCCGCCGTCGTCGACGAAGCCCGCACCAAACTCCCGGTCCTCGCCAACCGCCACAAGTTCTAG